A window of Danaus plexippus chromosome 26, MEX_DaPlex, whole genome shotgun sequence genomic DNA:
CAGATCTCACGAGGGATATAGAGTATGGTACTTTTaacttcataatttaatttaaaatatcattgatATCGAATCGAGAAAATAGTAAGAACATATAGAAGGAAACTAATATtgttcggattactacgcggattttactatttaaaaaaactagatacccccgacgtttcggttactttgcagcaaccgtgacacACCGGCaaacgaggtgtgaatgtttGTTAGTTgatcctgttatttatcatctaccgccaacgatttcttaatacaaacatatacaaaATCGATTGTGGcagtggcttgtcatacatcgGACAAAATAAGAGGAACATCGGTACAAGGGCGAAGGAACATATctcagacattaaaaataggcgcgcgtcgaagtcagcagtgtatGAACACataatggacaaaccaggccacaaCATTAGATCTGTTAAACCACAATTCCTTGCTGGTAAAGACAGGTACATACCGAGGTTAAActgcgaggctattgaaattaaaaaaaacatcaaaatttcaatagagaagatggctggagtCTATCCAACAATTGGGACCCCtccttaaaaacaaaatcccAGGTTCGTGACCACGCCGTAGAACTTCGTGACACTGTAAGTAAGCGGTATCCAGAGTGATACgtcagaaaattaagaaatcgttggccgtagatgataaataacaagaccaactgacaaacattcacatctcgtctgcccgagatcacggttgctgcaaagtaaccgaaacgtcgggactatgcagtttttaaaaataataaaatacgcataataatccgaaaaatataaatttaatttaaataaatactcgcgaaagtcttagatcttatatatagaaggcactagggctataaaattaaacgtcaagccttactctatccttgGGAAACTAACATCcacaaagaccatgccatcaaggtcaattaGTCTGACGAGCTCACTAACAAACTCACTAGGAATACAttcgtcgtaaatttgtacgtggtgaaagtaggagcgagaggtataaaagtttaaattttctacAACCTACTGAAAGATTTGggtctgtccagaactaacatcaattttttgttggaacgtacttccaaggcagccctagtaagTAGTAGATTTGTTCCAAACTTGGTCAGGTGGAGAGGGGATTTTGGACGATAGATGTCCCTTAAACCtagtcgcaagtcccagggtCGCAAGTctcaggcactgttaaagctcctctccctgcaacgcgatggacccggcaacCGCACGGTGAGTACAGGGAATTTTCGGCtctttctaatatttatattaataaatttaatattagatacTGATAAGGGAGCTCGTTTTCAATCACAAAAAAAGAGGAAAATActgtgtttaaatttaattattatctaactATCAGAAAgtcttcaaaattttaaattttaatgaatataactaGAGACGGAGCCGTAAATGTGGTAGGAAAAAACACAGGATTACCAGACATTATTCGGTATTGAAATCCTAATCACGATCTCACATTTTTACCTTTGTAGACTCACCAGAACGGCCTTTGTAAAATACATTAGATGATATttgcatttcttttttttgtgattttgaaaataattcagaCGATCTtgcatttgaaaatatttagtcaGATTAAAAGCAATTTCTTTGCTCAATCCtctcaaatttttaaaactttctggACCCCTACAAGAAAATTTTGCGAATAGCTACTTTATTGTATATCAATTTCCGTAAAGTTATTATTCACAAGAACTAGTAAGTgctaaattctaataaatcgATAAGTCATTTCtctacttataatttcaatgtcCAAAATTAGATTCactaatcaattaaaaaaaaaaaaacaaataattccgACACAAGaggaaatatttacattatttatttattatacgacattaaatataaagtcgaataatttataatctgcTGGatagtgtaatttaaaaaaaatttggaatcAAAACAAATctgaaaaatacaaatactatgtgtaaaatttttttctacagTTTCCGATCGTATGAAACTAACCTTTTGTCCTATTATGTCAATTTCATGTAATTTTCGGCTGTCAAAgcttattaattattcgtCGTTGTCTGGGGCTGGCCGTTTTTAAGttcttaacaattattttactataacttGAACtcacgaaataaaaaattaaactgggtttttttgaaaaaataatcgaAAACATGAGTAAGCTTATTCCATCCGTTGGTAAACTGCTTGGCGGTGTAACAACTACTACggtgtgatatttttattaataactgtgTTTTCAACCATATGTgccgttttataataaagagttAGTTAAGTGTGAATTATCACAAagagtattttaaaagtgtaataaattatttcttttagaaaGTCGCCCCAATCGCTGTCATTACGAACGCAAAATACAGTACAAAAAACGAAGCTACATTTGAAACGaaggtaataatttatattatttaaaatgtccatatttccattatatactcttttataaatatcttgtgtataaataatatctatgtgattatttaattgaaggAAGTatcaattatgtaatataacctTCAAATGtcaaacaaatattgtttgtagTTCACTGTcaattttatgtcaatatttCCATAACATTCTGTAAACAGTCATCTTTTGAAAAATGCAACATACATGAATGATTTATTGATACATTTATTCAAGCCTTATAAGCTCCACAAACTGGAAAAAGGTCCCGCAACATCAGCAACTTTAACATCCGAAGATGCACTTAGTATGTATGAGAAATTGGCTGTTATTAGAAGAATTGAAACCGCCTCAGGAAATCTGTACAAAGAGAAGAGTGTCAGAGGCTTCTGTCATTTATATTCAGGtaagaaaatgtatacatGACAAAGATTCTGTTGTGTTCTTACTATTTTGTAtggttttagatttttatagaaacaaaattgGGTGctttttatactaaaagtaacaaatttaaaataaaagtagttaatattcagatattttcatttatttttctatagatttttaattctaaaaacatAATCATTATTGATTTTGCTTTTCAAAActttctataaattaaaaacaagaaaatatattaataaattattcaacaaaatacTGTTGGGTTAATATTGGATTTTtggtaaatttatatgtatattgtgatTAGAATAATCTAGGCCACAAACGTGggttagtaaataaaattttgacaaaaattatCTGAGTTAATAtcattgctttatttaattattatttaaaacgtctTTCAACATTTCAAAACCAGTAATTTTGAAGATGATGATCTTCGATCGAATATTCCTTAGCAATTTTCTGGATACATTTGTttatctttgtatatataagaaaattaaatgttacatttcaATTTGAGGCTGTAGTTTTTGACATAAGTAATGCtactaaatctttatttttggttttttaagtcaaaactaagtaatattatgtatCATTCTTTCatcgtatttaattttgtaggaCAGGAAGCGGTTGCCGTAGGAATGCACTCAGCTATGAGGGATATTGATTCATTGATAACAGCATATCGTTGTCACGGATGGACTTACCTTATGGGTGTCAGTGTCCTCGGTGTCCTTAGTGAGTTAACTGGCCGGAGAACTGGTTGTTCCAGAGGCAAAGGTGGTTCTATGCACTTGTATGCCAAGAATTTCTATGGAGGAAATGGCATAGTCGGTGCTCAGGTAAGTTGATAATGTTGCATTTTATACTATCTcgaaaattatgtataatttatgtatgtgaataaaattaaagtatggcaggaaaattatttatttcacataatttcatatataatgttgaaaTAGATTGAACCtggcataatattttaattttgtgaaatCTCTGGATCAAAGAAAGTAGGTTTAGATCTTGCTTGtcatgatataattttcatactaTATTTcctattacaaaatttaattaatactgaaCACCAATTACTACTGACATTAAAcggttgttaatatttaaaatatcttattcttTTCCTAGTTTgacattatgtaatattaaaaaatgccacataattgataaaatcacattcaatttaattctaccagtttttaaatttatttgtatagatatAGTTTCAAACAGAAATGTTGTTTACATGTTAATGTTTTCACTTTTTATCTCGTTTCGTTGGATCTCTTTTAACTGGTCTATGTGTGTAGGTCCCGTTGGGCGCGGGTATAGCTTTCGCTCACAAGTACCGTAACGACGGTGGCGTTTGTTTCGCTCTGTATGGTGACGGAGCAGCCAATCAGGGCCAGATCTTCGAGGCTTACAACATGGCCAAATTATGGAATCTACCCTGTATATTTGTTTGCGAAAACAATGGTTATGGTAAATTACTATCATGatatcaatgtattttatttataaatgtaattattcaGTGCATTGTTATTTGCATGGTATTTTTTGTGGCTatagtgataaaaatatatctatatctatatttgGAATTGgtgttttaagaaatattgtaGAATTATAATGTCATAAACCATACTATAAGCCaacatatgaaaatttattgtattttattgaagtggaattaatttttttccattaatCAACAACCATTTAAATAAGTCCTTGTACAAGTTATATTTTCTAGGTATGGGTACAAGTGTTGAGCGTTCTTCTGCCAGTACGGACTATTACAGCCGGGGGGATTACATACCCGGCCTGTGGGTGGACGGTATGGACGTCGTCACTACTAGGGAAGCGACCAGATTTGCCATTGACTATTGCACTAGCGGAaaaggtaatattttgtatatgaataaattccGATGGTTCTTCCTTTGTTTTCCTGTTTtgcactatttttaatatgctgataaatttttctatgtgATATAAAAGTGGATGTCTGCGTAATATTACTAATGTggattagtaatatatattggtCGAATATAAGAAATGCTTGAGCATATCTATCGGacgaaaaactaaaaatcaaggaatgttatattatataaataatatctttggataatttaattgtcttcaaaaatattcaaatttaaactttttttctattaGAAGATAGTGCTTGGCTAATATTCCATGTAGTGGTAAGTAGAAATGTAGAAGTATATTAAGGCCGACGTGATGAAATCTAAATTATACATGCCAAGGAGCACATATACCCAACCGACTTGCTAGGGTCAAAGGGAAGTAATAAATCGCTTCCCCGATGTATAAAAAAGGTGCCTTGGACTTATTGAACCTGCCAAAGTTAAGGTTCGAGGACACCGCAATTGCCGCTAACTGAAAGCGGTCGGTGTGTTCCAAGAATAAACATCTTGAAAATCCTCCTCTTAAAAGtaaatgataaatacaaaaaaaactaagtttttgATGgcctcaaatattattatattacgtcGGTTTATAGGAGGACTGGCGGGAATGTGAAATTGGCACGCTTTATCCTCATCTCTCATTTTTACTCAATTTAACCCCAGTTGGCCCCAGAGCTACATCGATTCTATAGCTTTGCTGTAAAATGCGTAACCAAAAACACCCGCTAACAGCAGATAGTTAACGTTTAACAAAAGTAATGTTGCGGCGAGAACAGATCAATGAAAAACAGAGAGATCCTGAGTTGATATTAGCTCAGATGAGCCGCCATGAACTTGGGAAGCTCCGTCTCTCAGACAGTTAGGTATCCAGGAAATCACGCTAGAGCTCAATTTCTTCCTTTACCAGATCTGAAAGACGCAACGACACGTTTGAAATTCGTCCTTCTCTCATGTATGGATAGTCAGATCAAAAGCAAAGAGCCCTTCTCTAGTGAGCATTTTAGTCTCCTTAACGATCCGCTGTGCTAAAGGATACCAATATGGGACCACATCAGCAGCCTCACTGATATGTACCAACATAGTACTTGATTCCAGCGTCCGTATAAATGCTAGAGAATATGTGAATTCATACACGAatgatttagaattttttttaaaagaaataccaaaatgttatttttaaatgttctaaAATACTTTAGTATATACATTGGGACAAGACGGAGTAAGCGACTGTAT
This region includes:
- the LOC116774306 gene encoding probable pyruvate dehydrogenase E1 component subunit alpha, mitochondrial yields the protein MSKLIPSVGKLLGGVTTTTKVAPIAVITNAKYSTKNEATFETKPYKLHKLEKGPATSATLTSEDALSMYEKLAVIRRIETASGNLYKEKSVRGFCHLYSGQEAVAVGMHSAMRDIDSLITAYRCHGWTYLMGVSVLGVLSELTGRRTGCSRGKGGSMHLYAKNFYGGNGIVGAQVPLGAGIAFAHKYRNDGGVCFALYGDGAANQGQIFEAYNMAKLWNLPCIFVCENNGYGMGTSVERSSASTDYYSRGDYIPGLWVDGMDVVTTREATRFAIDYCTSGKGPLVIEMETYRYSGHSMSDPGTSYRTRDEVQAVRQTRDPITSFKEKILSNGLATADQLKEIDTKIRKEVDEATKIAKSEPEVGPEELAGDIYYKNLEPFIRGVHPNSPLQHIETAARN